Within Schistocerca gregaria isolate iqSchGreg1 unplaced genomic scaffold, iqSchGreg1.2 ptg000621l, whole genome shotgun sequence, the genomic segment CGGCGACGTCATTCAAACCACCTCGGAGATTTCTACAGCTTCTCATTAAGTATTTGACGTCATAAAAGCAGGGGAAGTACGTCTTCAGCTGTTCGTGGAACTCGACAACAGTTGAAGGGAGCGGTTGGCACGTCAGCATTTTCAAAATGTACCCGAAGTCATAGCCGCTGTGGAAAGAAATCCACCTGACCTGGTCGTTCAGAATGATCCCGCTTGAAATAAGAAACTCCCCGAAGTCGTGGACATCGATACCGTCAGCTTGGTTTTTGTAGAAGTCAATTCCCGCGCGAGTCAGAAGATCGATCGAGTCAGGCGCATACATGTCGTACCTATTGTATGCAGTGGATGTACGTCAGTTTCTGTGTGCTGCATTCGCAAGAAACAGTCACACCTTCATGCATTTCGCTCTAGTAGTCACAGCACGTACTCTAGCGAGAATTGGAAGTGAAACTGCCAGGACGCCGGCCCATCCGGCAAGTTGCCATCTATGTCCGAAAATGTCAACCCTAGTTGAATGATTTTTAAGAGGTCTACATTGCATCTCAGTGTTTGGTAATGCCAATCACTCAGAGATTTAAAAGGGCCGATAGGCCTCGCTACGACGCCCGGAAACTCAGTATCCTTGGTAGTGTCGTGTCGGAAGAAATGCCGCAGTCAGTGCCTTCAGAGAAGGTTTTGCGCCAAATCAGCTCTCGACCGAGTCGTACCATCGCGACCATAGGATAAATCGAAACCAGTTCGCGTATATAGTTTAGCTCCTCTTCTAGATTGTGAGCCCAGACATCTCGAATTTCTAGTGTCTGCATGATTTTATCTAATATCAGCGCGTCTACGCGCAAGAATTGATAATTATTGCTGTCAAACACAAACTAATTTTGTGTGGAGAAGTTAGTTTTGTATGTATGTCATATTACGTGTGTATTATTACACATTTGTGTCGTAAACAAACTTCTAGAGCGAGAACGGAGCACGCTTTATCAACGACATTTGTCTAGATCAGTCTTACATATTCAGGACAGGGCTACTTCAAATTGAAAATCAGGCTGTCATTTAGTTCGGCCAATCTGATGACAACAGATATGCCCGTCAGTTGTGCATATTTTTGTTACACGTTACTTCATTTAGAAACTTTCTAGATGTATAGTTGGAGTGCTTTCGCCGAAACAGGTCTCTTCGAAAATATCTTGGCCTGTACCGAAGACCTTCTGTAGGCCGTCGGACGTGAGAGCAGGCGATTTGGTCTTACTACCCGACCCAACGGCGATAAGATGTGGGACCAGAAGGACCCACTTTTTTATACGATGGTCAGTCACCTAGAGTTCTCGACATGCTGTGGACGCCGTTGATCCGTCTGGCACTAGTAGAGCACCTCTGTTTTTTATAATGAGTTTTGTCTCTTGGTCGATTCGACTTGTGTTCTCGGCTAAGGCGGCAGACCGATTCCCGAGAAAAAAGCAGCGCGTGAGGATCGCCACGTTTGCGAAAAATGACTGACGCTTTTCTTTCCGGGTAGCGATCATCATTATGAACACACAAACACTGTGCATCGATGTGTGTACCTTGAAACACACAAACCAATCTGCTAATTTTGTGTGTCTGGTCGGCCACGAATGTGTAGTGGATCAAATAAGCGCCTCTCCCTTATCTTGAGGTTACAATCGATTTTCTGATATGCATTTGAAAGCATTTACCCTGCTTGCTCCGTGAAAAACCCGTCCAAGTCATCTCGTTCTAGCAGTCGCGCTAGGCTACAGTTGTCGATTTTTGTGTCAGTCTCTAGTGCAATCTTCGATTTTGCGAACGTCTCCATGAATGGAGGTTCTCTTCATATAACCATGCGCAGATGATTGAATGTATGCTCTGAGGCTGCATCTCTTCAGTTGTCTTCGTAAACTGTGAAGAATCCATAATCCGTCACCCTGCTTTCGTCTACAGAATAGCATCCATCCTATTTGCGATCGCGGGCGCGATCAGGCAAAGACGCTCTATCGAGCTTCACGGTAAAGACCTCACTGTGTGGGACTATGCGTGCCTCGCACTCAGATGGGTTGTGCGCGTATATTAAAGCGTACATTCCGTTTGAAAGTTGGGTACTAGGTACCTCCATTTTCCCACGCCTGCTTCTGCTAGTCGACATGCTGGCGTCGACTACAGATTTCCATTATCTACCCTCAAGTCTTGCGTTTTTTTATGGTCCTCCGCATCATTGATCTCTCCTGATAgaactgtattttttaaatacaaaaatcaGAAACTTTATGAAAAAACTGCGAACATAAACGACCTATCAAGAATGAAGATCATTTTGCTCTCAGTACACGTAAATGTATGTACATTGTACTCCGTTTTTCGCTGCTTGCGAGCATCCTCATTTCTCTCTACAGCAAAGCTTTTTGATCACACATACGGAGTTTTACTCTTTCTCATCGATCGAACACTTTTTTAGCACTCAGAACTTTTTTCCTCGGCTTTTGCACCGAAAAGCAAACCTTCACTTTTCCCTCCTATCTGAGCAATGGTCAGACCAGTCACGTACAGAAACGTGGCTATTGAATTCTATGGATTTGTTGGATGGGTTGTCTCTTTTGCTGTTTACGGTACGTGTGCGCAAGACATACATATGTCTTTTAACAGAGTTGTTAATGACGGACCGCCAGTAATGTACTGTATCTGGAGCTTTGTGTCGGATGACACTTTGAACTCTTTAGGCATTACCTACTACCCGAGCAGGTGCGAATTCCACAAGTCTCATTTCATCCTTTGTCTCGAAAATTATTTACTTCTCACTACTTAAAATCTAGATATTGGGCAGTGGCCATCCCAGTTCAACTGCTCGTGACGACTGGCTCCATTCTTGTTTTTTACACTTCTACAAACATGATCAATGTTCCACCGCCTAAATCGTTGGATCTTATCACTGACACCTATGCCTCCTACGAAGAAGAACACATCGTGCTGTCAGACGAGATGATTCGACCACTTGCTGACATCCCCATTGATGTCGTAAACAAAATTCTATATAAACAAGAAACTGGCCCCTCTTATCATTTGTTCAGTGACATAGAAGACTAGCGCAAATTGATCCGTTATATACAGCGGGAAAAAATGCCGCTGAATTGTGTATTGATCTTGTGCGTTCTTGCTCTTACCTTTATCCGCTAATTTCTGAACTCTACGTACCGTTTTCTAGCTGGAGAATTATTCTGTATATGAAAGTCTCATCGGCATGTGCATGTCCGTGTAGCTCTCGCTTGCTCATGCGAGTAAGCAAGCAAATCGCTCATACAGAATTTCCTAGTTACATAATTGGCCATTTCATGGATTCTCGAGAAAAACATCCTATGCGCCGGTTGCTTTGGGATGAAAAAAGTCATTTACATCGTCCTGCATTTCTTATGTACTCGGCCGCTGATTTGACGTTGATACTTTTTTTCATAATAGCGGTCCTGAGCtgcactttttttgtttattttcacgaCAATCTTGAGAAGGGTGTTATTGATAGAAATCGTGACCACGCAATAAAAACGTCGAGGTGTAAACTCTACGTTGCTGTCATCACATGGTTTACGCGCAAGTTTTGCGTCTGTTTCTACCCTTGCTCCAAAGATGCGCATCTCACCTTTCGCGGAAAACACCGTTCTTACGAAAGAGTCCCTTTCGTCCCCCGCTGAGGACAGACCAATACGCATTTGCAATTCGTGAATGTTGTagagtttatttttttttctagcatTTCATCATTTACGCGGGGCGAAAGAAGGGTCATCAACTTTAGACCGCCGGTTTTACGCGAGACCCAAAATAAAGGAACTGCGTGTGTTAACTCTTACGAGCTACAAAGCTCTAGGTACGATATGATGTTGAAGACGCGCACAATGTGGTAGTGATCCTTGTATATGCATGTGCTATATACACGAGCCGACATGCAATACATGTATATAtatgtactatatatatatattgcagccaTTTTTCTCTACACAAATATTCAGATCATTCTTTTTATCCCTTATTAATAAATTCATACCATTTTGCTCTCTAGCTTTTAGTTGTCAGTCGATAGAGCTATACGTATAATGCAAGCTATTAAGTGCGTCGTATGTTATATGcgtattcaaaattcctgtgcagtTTGCTGTTCTTACTGCGCGCATTGAGTACCGCCAGGCCACATATTGAGCGGCGATGCGCTCATATTGCGCGGTTACTACTATTGTTTAATTTTCTTTGCGAGAGCAAGAGAGCAAGGCTCTGCTAACGGCATCCCTCAATTTTTTATTAGGTTGTCGGCGATGGTGCCGTTGGAAAGACGTGTTTGCTCATATCGTATACTACGAATGCTTTCCCTGGTATGGCGAATATGCAATACGCCTACTTCAGTCTTCTGGCCCTTTTCGCTGT encodes:
- the LOC126317124 gene encoding CCR4-NOT transcription complex subunit 7-like; this encodes MQTLEIRDVWAHNLEEELNYIRELVSIYPMVAMDTEFPGVVARPIGPFKSLSDWHYQTLRCNVDLLKIIQLGLTFSDIDGNLPDGPASWQFHFQFSLEYDMYAPDSIDLLTRAGIDFYKNQADGIDVHDFGEFLISSGIILNDQVRWISFHSGYDFGYILKMLTCQPLPSTVVEFHEQLKTYFPCFYDVKYLMRSCRNLRGGLNDVAEDLKVTRIGPQHQAGSDSLLTLQSFFRMKKLFFDNYIDDEKYSGILFGLGPNNNPNFLRSVPSMEISG